A window of the Pseudomonas furukawaii genome harbors these coding sequences:
- the ltrA gene encoding group II intron reverse transcriptase/maturase: protein MAIQQALHQMPGKPGRDGAATGEARRGASSDEAGCPRHDQNHTGSGLLQEVLTRENLQLALKRVRANKGVAGVDGLGIDETVEHLKTAWPAIRAQLLAGTYRPSPVRRVLIPKPEGGERKLGIPTVTDRLIQQALLQILQPLLDPGFSDHSYGFRPGRSAHQAVLAAQRYIHSGRNILVDVDLEQFFDRVDHDLLIARLSRKVTDRGVLRLVRAYLNSGTLIDGVVVASERGTPQGGPLSPLLANVLLDEVDKELERRGHCFVRYADDANVYVRSLKAGQRVMAVLRRLYDRLRLQVNERKSAIASAFGRKFLGYSFWLSAQGEIKRGVASQALQRFKSRIRQLTSRNGGRSVSQVVESLRPYLLGWKAYFGLSQTPRRWRGFDEWIRRRLRAIQLKQWKTGRRTYRELRKLGAWPDLAAAIAGNSHRFWHNSVGLIHGVLTVAWFDRLGLPRLC, encoded by the coding sequence ATGGCGATACAGCAGGCCTTGCATCAGATGCCCGGGAAACCGGGGCGGGACGGAGCTGCAACGGGTGAAGCCCGACGCGGGGCGTCCAGCGATGAAGCCGGCTGTCCGCGCCATGACCAGAACCACACGGGGTCAGGGCTTCTGCAAGAAGTCCTGACAAGAGAGAACCTGCAACTGGCGCTCAAGCGCGTTCGGGCTAATAAAGGTGTTGCGGGCGTCGACGGTCTTGGGATCGATGAGACGGTCGAGCATCTGAAAACGGCCTGGCCCGCGATACGGGCACAGTTGCTGGCCGGGACGTATCGGCCAAGTCCGGTGCGTAGAGTCCTGATCCCCAAGCCGGAGGGTGGCGAGCGCAAGCTGGGCATCCCGACGGTGACGGACAGGCTGATCCAGCAGGCGCTGCTACAGATTCTGCAGCCGTTGCTGGACCCAGGGTTCAGTGATCATAGCTACGGCTTTCGTCCCGGTCGCAGCGCTCACCAAGCGGTACTGGCAGCGCAGCGATACATTCACTCGGGGCGGAACATCCTGGTGGACGTCGATCTGGAGCAGTTTTTCGATCGCGTCGACCATGACCTGTTGATCGCTCGACTGAGCAGAAAGGTGACCGACCGAGGCGTTCTGCGTCTGGTCCGGGCCTACCTGAACAGCGGGACGTTGATCGACGGCGTGGTGGTGGCCAGTGAACGAGGGACACCGCAAGGCGGCCCCCTTTCACCACTGCTGGCCAATGTATTGCTGGATGAGGTGGACAAAGAGTTGGAGCGACGAGGCCATTGCTTCGTCAGGTACGCGGACGACGCGAATGTTTACGTACGCAGCCTCAAGGCCGGTCAGCGGGTAATGGCAGTGCTCCGTCGCCTTTATGATCGACTCAGGCTGCAAGTGAACGAACGCAAGAGCGCGATTGCCAGTGCGTTTGGCCGCAAGTTCCTGGGCTACAGCTTTTGGCTGTCGGCTCAAGGCGAGATCAAACGCGGGGTGGCCAGCCAAGCACTGCAGCGGTTCAAAAGCCGCATCCGACAGCTGACGTCTCGAAACGGAGGCCGAAGTGTGTCGCAAGTGGTGGAAAGCCTGAGGCCTTACCTACTGGGTTGGAAAGCGTACTTCGGTCTATCGCAAACCCCTCGTCGTTGGCGGGGTTTTGATGAGTGGATACGCCGACGACTCAGGGCCATCCAGCTCAAACAATGGAAAACCGGACGGAGAACGTACCGTGAACTGCGCAAACTTGGAGCATGGCCTGATCTGGCAGCGGCGATAGCCGGCAACAGCCACAGGTTCTGGCACAACAGTGTCGGTCTGATCCATGGAGTGCTCACGGTGGCGTGGTTCGACCGGTTGGGTCTACCTCGACTCTGCTGA
- the gbcA gene encoding glycine-betaine demethylase subunit GbcA, which yields MDVTSTLSLGDPLEPARKATADMLKARDHSFSLPQPFYNDERLFQIDMQEIFLKEWLIAGMTCEIPAKGNYLTLQVGDNPIIVIRGAEGQIHAFHNVCRHRGSRLCVSDKGKVAKLVCPYHQWTYELDGRLLFAGTEMGADFDMKQYGLKPVHVKSAGGYIFVNLSENPPAIDDFLSTLAHYMEPYDMENTKVAVQTTLREAANWKLVIENNRECYHCNGSHPELLNTLLEWDDVTDPRASQAFKDQVAACTKAWDEEKIPYAHASFGLRNRIVRMPLLEGTVSMTMDGKQGCKKLMGRIKNPDLGSMRILHLPHSWNHCMGDHMIVFTVWPISAQETVVTTKWLVHKDAVEGVDYDVARLREVWDATNDQDRRLAEENQRGINSTAYQPGPYSKTYEFGVINFLDWYSERMLNNLGDTPATKLRQVNE from the coding sequence ATGGACGTCACTTCCACCCTGAGCCTGGGCGATCCGCTTGAACCCGCACGCAAGGCCACGGCCGACATGCTCAAGGCACGCGACCACAGCTTCTCGCTGCCGCAGCCGTTCTACAACGACGAGCGCCTGTTCCAGATCGACATGCAGGAGATCTTCCTCAAGGAATGGCTGATCGCCGGCATGACCTGCGAGATCCCGGCCAAGGGCAACTACCTGACCCTGCAGGTAGGTGACAACCCGATCATCGTGATCCGTGGTGCCGAGGGCCAGATCCACGCCTTCCACAACGTCTGCCGCCACCGTGGCTCGCGCCTGTGCGTCAGCGACAAGGGCAAGGTCGCCAAGCTGGTCTGCCCCTACCACCAGTGGACCTACGAACTCGATGGCCGCCTGCTGTTCGCCGGCACCGAGATGGGCGCCGACTTCGACATGAAGCAGTACGGCCTGAAGCCCGTGCACGTGAAGAGCGCCGGCGGCTACATCTTCGTCAACCTGTCGGAAAATCCCCCTGCCATCGACGACTTCCTCTCCACCCTGGCCCATTACATGGAGCCCTACGACATGGAGAACACCAAGGTGGCCGTGCAGACCACCCTGAGGGAAGCCGCCAACTGGAAGCTGGTGATCGAGAACAACCGCGAGTGCTACCACTGCAATGGCTCCCACCCGGAGCTGCTGAACACCCTGCTGGAGTGGGACGATGTGACCGACCCGCGCGCCAGCCAGGCCTTCAAGGACCAGGTGGCCGCCTGCACCAAGGCCTGGGACGAGGAGAAGATCCCCTACGCCCACGCCAGCTTCGGCCTGCGCAACCGCATCGTGCGCATGCCGCTGCTCGAAGGCACCGTGTCCATGACCATGGACGGCAAGCAGGGCTGCAAGAAACTCATGGGTCGCATCAAGAACCCCGACCTGGGCTCCATGCGCATCCTCCACCTGCCCCACTCCTGGAACCACTGCATGGGCGACCACATGATCGTCTTCACCGTGTGGCCCATCAGCGCCCAGGAAACCGTGGTCACCACCAAGTGGCTGGTGCACAAGGACGCGGTGGAAGGCGTCGACTACGACGTCGCCCGCCTGCGCGAGGTCTGGGACGCCACCAACGACCAGGACCGTCGCCTGGCGGAAGAGAACCAGCGCGGCATCAATTCCACCGCCTACCAGCCCGGCCCCTACTCCAAGACCTACGAGTTCGGCGTGATCAATTTCCTCGACTGGTACAGCGAGCGGATGCTCAACAACCTCGGCGACACCCCGGCCACCAAGCTGCGCCAGGTCAACGAATAA
- the gbcB gene encoding glycine-betaine demethylase subunit GbcB — MTNNFLNPVTTQTWTNGRHMVRCVKAIQETWDVRTFCFMADQPMVFFFKPGQFVTLELEIDGQPIMRSYTISSSPSVPYSFSLTIKRVPGGKVSNWLHDNLKEGDVLPVHGPVGLFNAIDFPADKVLFLSGGVGITPVMSMARWFFDTNGAVDMVFVHSARAPKDIIYHRELRHMASRIANFKLHLICEKYDIGETWSGYRGYLNRPMLDLIAPDFMEREIFCCGPTPYMAAIKRMLEAAGFDMKRYHEEAFGPTPPEIREEVKEHAAEAAEAAEVPLADMNLVEFTGTGKSIRVAPGETVHSAAAKLGLHIPKACGMGICGTCKVLKTAGEVEMEHNGGITDEDVAEGYILSCCSIPKGDVAIDY; from the coding sequence ATGACCAACAATTTCCTCAATCCCGTCACGACCCAGACCTGGACCAACGGCCGCCACATGGTCCGCTGCGTCAAGGCGATCCAGGAAACCTGGGACGTGCGCACCTTCTGTTTCATGGCTGACCAGCCGATGGTGTTCTTCTTCAAGCCGGGGCAGTTCGTGACCCTCGAACTGGAGATCGATGGCCAGCCCATCATGCGTTCCTACACCATCTCCAGCTCGCCCTCGGTGCCCTACAGCTTCTCGCTGACCATCAAGCGCGTGCCGGGGGGCAAGGTCTCCAACTGGCTGCACGACAACCTGAAGGAAGGCGACGTGCTCCCGGTGCACGGCCCGGTGGGGCTGTTCAACGCCATCGACTTCCCGGCGGACAAGGTGCTGTTCCTCTCCGGCGGCGTCGGCATCACCCCGGTGATGTCCATGGCGCGCTGGTTCTTCGACACCAACGGCGCGGTGGACATGGTCTTCGTCCATAGCGCGCGCGCGCCGAAGGACATCATCTACCACCGCGAGCTGCGCCACATGGCCTCTCGCATCGCCAACTTCAAGCTGCACCTGATCTGCGAGAAGTACGACATCGGCGAGACCTGGTCCGGTTATCGCGGTTACCTGAACCGGCCGATGCTGGACCTGATCGCGCCCGACTTCATGGAGCGGGAGATCTTCTGCTGCGGTCCCACCCCCTACATGGCCGCCATCAAGCGCATGCTGGAAGCCGCCGGCTTCGACATGAAGCGCTACCACGAGGAAGCCTTCGGCCCCACTCCGCCGGAAATCCGCGAGGAAGTGAAGGAACATGCCGCCGAAGCGGCGGAAGCCGCCGAAGTGCCTTTGGCCGACATGAACCTGGTGGAGTTCACCGGCACCGGCAAGAGCATCCGCGTCGCCCCCGGCGAGACCGTGCACTCCGCCGCGGCCAAGCTTGGCCTGCACATCCCCAAGGCCTGCGGCATGGGCATCTGCGGCACCTGCAAGGTGCTGAAGACCGCCGGCGAGGTGGAGATGGAGCACAACGGCGGCATCACCGACGAAGACGTTGCCGAAGGCTACATCCTGTCCTGCTGCAGCATTCCCAAGGGTGACGTGGCCATCGACTACTGA
- the gstA gene encoding glutathione transferase GstA has protein sequence MKLFYSPGACSLAVHIVLREIGNPFELERVDLGAHKTSTGDDYYRSNPKGYVPLLELDDGQVLTEGPVICQYLCDQAGRTDLMPAAGSLPRYRVMEWQAFISSEVHKSLGALFNSALDDAAKATYAGMAHRRLQWISAQLGGRPYLTGDDFTAADAYLFTVANWAGFVGMDISDCPDLKAFQARVAARPAVQAALKAEGLA, from the coding sequence ATGAAACTCTTCTATTCCCCCGGAGCCTGCTCCCTCGCCGTGCACATCGTGCTGCGGGAGATCGGCAATCCCTTCGAGCTGGAGCGCGTCGACCTCGGCGCCCACAAGACCTCGACCGGTGATGACTACTACCGCAGCAACCCCAAGGGCTATGTGCCCCTGCTGGAGCTGGACGATGGCCAGGTGCTGACCGAGGGACCGGTGATCTGCCAGTACCTCTGCGACCAGGCCGGCCGCACCGACCTGATGCCGGCCGCCGGCTCGCTGCCGCGTTACCGGGTCATGGAGTGGCAGGCCTTCATCAGCAGCGAGGTGCACAAGAGCCTCGGCGCGCTGTTCAACTCCGCGCTGGATGACGCGGCGAAGGCGACCTACGCCGGCATGGCCCATCGGCGTCTGCAGTGGATATCGGCGCAGCTGGGCGGCCGCCCCTATCTGACGGGCGACGACTTCACCGCGGCGGATGCCTACCTCTTCACCGTGGCGAACTGGGCGGGGTTCGTGGGCATGGATATCTCCGACTGCCCGGATCTCAAGGCCTTCCAGGCGCGCGTGGCGGCACGTCCGGCGGTCCAGGCGGCGCTGAAGGCGGAGGGATTGGCCTGA
- the fusA gene encoding elongation factor G, translating into MANYSVESIRTVALVGHGDSGKTSLAEALLHASGTLANPGSLERGDTVCDFDPLEREYRHSLASALAHCSHAGAEINLIDTPGYPDFIGQSIAALAAVETALVVVNAQNGIELTTRRMMALAAERGLCRLLVVNKIDAERVDLPGLLASLRDAFGKEVLPLNLPAENGSRVVDCFFNPDGEADFSSVADAHQALVDQVVEVDEELMARYLEQGEIAPEALHEPFERALREGHLIPLCFTSARTGAGVTELLDILARLAPNPTEGNPPLLLKGEGADARAFRARPDPEAHVLAHVFKVVIDPFVGKLGIFRVHQGTLVRDMQLFVGEGRKPFKLGHLLRLQGKRHEEVTRLVPGDFGALTKVDEVEFGSVLHDSHDEDQIHLKPLDFPEPMQGLAIEARRRGDEQRIAEVLARLQAEDPCVRLDYQASTQETVLRGMGELHLRYLLDRISGTYKLEVETRPPRVPYREAPMRGAEGHSRHKKQTGGAGQFGEVFLRLEPLPRGSGFQFADEVKGGVIPSQFIPSVEKGVRSVLACGPLAGLPVEDVKITVHDGKHHPVDSKDIAFQAAGRKAMLDALRAAGEAVLEPIVDIEVTTPEANLGDITTDLIGRRGQVTGTESLSQGLALIHGQVPLAELDGYAGRLKAITAGQGAFSMVLSHYHPAPQDVQQKLAGAYKAVQEED; encoded by the coding sequence ATGGCGAACTACTCGGTGGAATCCATTCGAACGGTCGCCCTGGTCGGCCATGGCGACAGCGGCAAGACCAGCCTGGCCGAAGCCCTGCTGCATGCCAGCGGCACCCTTGCCAACCCGGGCAGCCTGGAGCGCGGCGACACGGTGTGCGACTTCGATCCGCTGGAGCGCGAGTACCGCCACTCCCTGGCATCGGCCCTCGCCCATTGCAGCCATGCCGGCGCCGAGATCAACCTGATCGACACCCCCGGCTACCCGGATTTCATCGGCCAGTCCATCGCGGCGCTGGCTGCGGTGGAAACCGCGCTGGTGGTGGTCAACGCGCAGAACGGCATCGAGCTCACCACGCGCCGCATGATGGCCCTGGCCGCCGAACGCGGGCTCTGCCGCCTGCTGGTGGTGAACAAGATCGACGCCGAACGGGTTGACCTGCCAGGCCTGCTGGCCAGCCTGCGGGACGCCTTCGGCAAGGAAGTGCTGCCACTGAACCTGCCGGCGGAGAACGGCAGCCGGGTGGTGGACTGTTTCTTCAACCCCGATGGCGAGGCGGACTTTTCCTCGGTGGCCGACGCCCACCAGGCCCTGGTGGACCAGGTGGTGGAAGTCGACGAGGAACTGATGGCGCGCTACCTGGAACAGGGCGAGATCGCGCCGGAGGCGCTGCACGAACCCTTTGAGCGGGCCCTGCGGGAAGGCCATCTGATTCCGCTCTGCTTCACCTCGGCGCGCACCGGCGCCGGCGTCACCGAACTGCTGGACATCCTCGCCCGCCTCGCCCCCAACCCCACTGAAGGCAACCCGCCGCTGCTCCTCAAGGGCGAAGGCGCGGACGCCAGGGCCTTCCGTGCCCGCCCCGATCCCGAGGCCCATGTGCTGGCCCATGTGTTCAAGGTGGTGATCGACCCCTTCGTGGGCAAGCTGGGCATTTTCCGCGTGCACCAGGGCACCCTGGTGCGGGACATGCAGCTGTTCGTCGGTGAGGGCCGCAAGCCGTTCAAGCTCGGTCACCTGCTGCGGCTACAGGGCAAGCGTCACGAGGAGGTGACCCGGCTGGTGCCCGGCGACTTCGGCGCCCTGACCAAGGTGGATGAGGTGGAGTTCGGCTCGGTGCTCCACGACTCCCACGATGAGGACCAGATCCACCTGAAGCCCCTGGACTTCCCCGAGCCCATGCAGGGCCTGGCCATCGAGGCCCGGCGCCGGGGCGACGAGCAGCGCATCGCCGAGGTGCTGGCGCGGCTCCAGGCCGAAGACCCCTGCGTGAGGCTGGACTACCAGGCCTCGACCCAGGAGACGGTGCTGCGGGGCATGGGCGAACTGCACCTGCGCTACCTGCTGGACCGCATCAGCGGCACCTACAAGCTGGAGGTGGAGACCCGCCCGCCCCGGGTGCCCTACCGGGAAGCCCCGATGCGCGGGGCGGAGGGCCACAGCCGGCACAAGAAGCAGACCGGCGGCGCCGGGCAGTTCGGCGAGGTGTTCCTGCGCCTGGAGCCCCTGCCCCGGGGCAGCGGCTTCCAGTTCGCGGACGAGGTGAAGGGCGGCGTGATCCCGTCCCAGTTCATTCCCTCGGTGGAAAAGGGCGTGCGCTCGGTGCTGGCCTGCGGCCCCTTGGCCGGGCTGCCGGTGGAAGACGTGAAGATCACCGTGCATGACGGCAAGCACCATCCGGTGGATTCCAAGGACATCGCCTTCCAGGCCGCCGGACGCAAGGCCATGCTGGACGCCCTGCGCGCTGCGGGAGAAGCGGTGCTGGAGCCCATCGTCGACATCGAGGTCACGACGCCCGAGGCGAACCTGGGGGATATCACCACGGACCTGATCGGACGTCGCGGCCAGGTGACCGGCACCGAATCCCTGTCCCAGGGGCTGGCGCTGATCCACGGCCAGGTGCCGCTGGCGGAGCTGGATGGCTACGCCGGCCGCCTCAAGGCCATCACCGCCGGCCAGGGTGCGTTCAGCATGGTGCTGAGCCACTACCATCCGGCTCCCCAGGATGTGCAGCAGAAGCTGGCCGGGGCCTACAAGGCGGTGCAGGAAGAGGATTGA
- a CDS encoding threonine aldolase family protein: protein MTDQTQQFASDNYSGICPEAWHAMAEANRGHERAYGDDQWTARAADHFRQLFETDCEVFFAFNGTAANSLALASLCQSYHSVICSETAHVETDECGAPEFFSNGSKLLLAKTVDGKLTPEAIREIALKRQDIHYPKPRVVTLTQATEVGTVYRPDEVRAISRVCKELGLNLHMDGARFSNACAFLGCTPAELTWKAGVDVLCFGGTKNGMAVGEAILFFKRELAEDFDYRCKQAGQLASKMRFLAAPWVGLLQDGAWLNYGRHANACAQLLAELVADVPGVSLMFPVEANGVFLQMSEPALEYLRNRGWRFYTFIGAGGARFMCSWDTELDRVRELAADIRAAMAA from the coding sequence ATGACCGACCAGACCCAGCAATTCGCCAGCGACAACTACTCCGGCATCTGCCCGGAGGCCTGGCACGCCATGGCCGAGGCCAATCGCGGCCATGAACGCGCCTATGGCGACGACCAGTGGACGGCCCGCGCCGCCGACCATTTCCGCCAATTGTTCGAAACCGATTGCGAAGTCTTCTTCGCCTTCAATGGCACCGCCGCCAACTCCCTGGCCCTGGCCTCCCTGTGCCAGAGCTACCACAGCGTGATCTGTTCCGAGACCGCCCACGTCGAGACCGACGAGTGCGGCGCGCCGGAATTCTTCTCCAACGGCTCCAAGCTGCTGCTGGCCAAGACGGTCGACGGCAAGCTGACCCCCGAGGCCATTCGCGAGATCGCCCTCAAGCGCCAGGACATCCACTACCCGAAACCCCGGGTGGTGACCCTGACCCAGGCCACCGAGGTCGGTACCGTCTACCGTCCCGATGAAGTCCGCGCCATCAGCCGGGTGTGCAAGGAACTGGGCCTGAACCTGCACATGGACGGCGCGCGCTTCTCCAACGCCTGTGCCTTCCTCGGCTGCACACCGGCGGAGCTGACCTGGAAGGCCGGCGTGGATGTGCTCTGCTTCGGCGGCACCAAGAACGGCATGGCGGTGGGCGAAGCCATCCTGTTCTTCAAGCGCGAGCTGGCGGAAGACTTCGACTACCGCTGCAAGCAGGCCGGCCAACTGGCCTCGAAGATGCGCTTCCTCGCCGCCCCCTGGGTGGGCCTGCTGCAGGACGGCGCCTGGTTGAACTACGGCCGCCACGCCAACGCCTGCGCCCAATTGCTGGCGGAGCTGGTGGCCGACGTGCCCGGCGTGAGCCTGATGTTCCCGGTGGAGGCCAACGGGGTCTTCCTGCAGATGTCGGAGCCTGCGCTGGAGTACCTGCGCAACCGGGGCTGGCGGTTCTACACCTTCATCGGTGCCGGCGGCGCCCGCTTCATGTGCTCCTGGGACACCGAGCTGGACCGGGTGCGGGAACTGGCGGCGGATATCCGCGCGGCGATGGCGGCCTGA
- a CDS encoding acyl-CoA thioesterase, translating to MTDTLTYRGAVYPWHCDHMGHMNVMWYVGKFDEATWQLFSLLGLAPSRLRADDAGMAAVEQQIEYRRELHAGDVVSIHSRVLEIRDKSIRFHHEMRNDETGEIAAVTTLVGVHLDTRARRARAFPADVRERALAWQGN from the coding sequence ATGACCGATACCCTGACCTACCGTGGCGCCGTCTACCCCTGGCACTGCGATCACATGGGCCACATGAACGTGATGTGGTACGTGGGCAAGTTCGACGAGGCCACCTGGCAACTGTTCAGCCTGCTGGGCCTGGCGCCGTCACGCCTGCGGGCCGACGACGCCGGCATGGCGGCGGTGGAACAGCAGATCGAGTACCGCCGTGAACTGCATGCGGGCGATGTGGTGTCCATTCACTCCCGGGTGCTGGAGATCAGGGACAAGTCCATCCGTTTCCACCACGAGATGCGCAACGACGAGACCGGCGAGATCGCCGCGGTCACCACCCTGGTGGGCGTACACCTGGACACCCGCGCCCGCCGCGCACGGGCCTTTCCCGCCGATGTCCGCGAACGGGCCCTGGCCTGGCAGGGAAACTGA
- a CDS encoding alpha/beta fold hydrolase has protein sequence MTRPPADPRRLRLPGGRTLAYQCYGAADGRPLYYFHGFPGSRLQAALHDEEARAAGVLLVAAERPGFGHSDFQPGRTLLGWAEDMGFLADTLGHGRFGVLGVSCGGPYALACAYRLGERLDYVGLLAGMGPMDIPALRQTQLPALKLMFGLARRHPCLASPMLALDRLLFRASPLRAVKALGKLLAEPDRQLLASDPALAEGFSRFLAEAYRQGIRGACSEAALIASPRGFEPETIRVPVHLYQSGQDRHVPEAMALHLQSRLPRSHLRRYPEEGHLSIVIRQFRQVLADFQSSNREAN, from the coding sequence ATGACACGCCCCCCTGCCGACCCACGACGCCTGCGCCTGCCCGGCGGCCGCACCCTCGCCTACCAATGCTACGGCGCCGCCGATGGCAGGCCGCTCTACTACTTCCATGGATTTCCCGGCAGCCGCCTCCAGGCCGCGTTGCATGACGAAGAAGCCAGGGCCGCCGGCGTGCTGCTGGTGGCGGCGGAGCGGCCAGGTTTCGGCCATTCCGACTTCCAGCCCGGACGCACCCTGCTCGGCTGGGCCGAGGACATGGGTTTTCTGGCCGACACCCTGGGCCATGGCCGTTTCGGGGTGCTCGGCGTGTCCTGCGGCGGTCCCTACGCCCTGGCCTGCGCCTACCGACTTGGCGAGCGCCTGGACTACGTGGGCTTGCTGGCGGGCATGGGGCCGATGGATATCCCAGCCCTGCGCCAGACCCAGTTGCCGGCGCTGAAGCTGATGTTCGGCCTGGCGCGCCGTCATCCCTGCCTGGCCAGCCCGATGCTGGCCCTGGACCGGCTGCTGTTCAGGGCCTCTCCGCTGCGGGCCGTGAAGGCCCTGGGCAAGCTGCTGGCGGAACCGGACCGGCAACTGCTGGCCAGCGACCCAGCCTTGGCGGAGGGCTTCTCGCGCTTCCTCGCGGAAGCCTATCGACAGGGAATCCGGGGCGCCTGCAGCGAAGCGGCGCTGATCGCCTCGCCGAGGGGCTTCGAGCCCGAGACCATTCGCGTGCCGGTCCATCTCTACCAGAGCGGACAGGACCGCCACGTCCCCGAAGCCATGGCGCTCCACCTGCAGTCACGCCTGCCCCGCTCCCACCTTCGCCGGTATCCCGAGGAGGGGCACCTGTCCATCGTCATCCGCCAGTTCCGTCAGGTACTGGCGGACTTTCAGAGCAGCAACCGAGAGGCCAACTGA
- a CDS encoding GlxA family transcriptional regulator, translating into MTAYTPLPPTRPALESIGFLLLEDFSLIALAGALEPLRLANQLSGRGLYRWRTLTLDGTPVRAANQMQVSPEGRLDDGAVPDVLILCGGDGPGTLSDPALLARLRSLAESGVHLGALGSASWPLAEAGLLQGYECSPAWSCRVDLRERFPGIALSPQPYVLDRDRYTAVGGSAALELMLQLIGRNQGPALLGAISETLTFGQLRSDPAPPRLTLRDALASAHPRLQEVIALMEANLEEPIDLDDLASFVELSRRQLERLFQKYLRCSPSRYYLKLRLLRARQLLRQTPLPVVQVALGCGFLSAQNFSKCYREHFGIAPSNERLDKPQRCQAAMH; encoded by the coding sequence ATGACCGCCTACACGCCCCTGCCGCCCACCCGCCCGGCCCTCGAGTCCATCGGCTTCCTGCTGCTGGAGGACTTCAGCCTGATCGCCCTGGCCGGCGCCCTGGAGCCCCTTCGCCTGGCCAACCAGTTGTCCGGACGGGGCCTCTATCGCTGGCGCACCCTGACCCTCGATGGCACCCCGGTGCGCGCCGCCAATCAGATGCAGGTCTCGCCGGAAGGGCGGCTGGACGACGGGGCGGTGCCGGACGTGCTGATCCTCTGCGGTGGCGACGGTCCCGGTACCCTGAGCGATCCGGCGTTACTCGCGCGGCTGCGGTCGCTGGCGGAGAGCGGTGTCCACCTGGGGGCGCTGGGCTCGGCCAGCTGGCCGCTGGCCGAGGCCGGCCTGCTCCAGGGCTATGAGTGCAGCCCGGCCTGGAGTTGCCGGGTCGACCTGCGGGAACGCTTCCCCGGGATCGCCCTGAGCCCGCAGCCCTATGTGCTCGACCGGGACCGCTACACCGCCGTCGGCGGCAGCGCGGCCCTCGAACTCATGCTCCAGCTCATCGGCCGCAATCAGGGCCCGGCCCTCCTCGGGGCCATCAGCGAGACCCTGACATTCGGCCAGCTGCGCAGCGATCCCGCGCCCCCGCGCCTGACCCTCAGGGACGCCCTGGCCAGCGCCCATCCCCGGTTGCAGGAGGTCATCGCCCTGATGGAGGCCAACCTGGAGGAGCCCATCGACCTGGATGACCTGGCCAGCTTCGTCGAACTGTCGCGCCGGCAGCTGGAGCGGCTGTTCCAGAAGTACCTGCGCTGCTCGCCGTCGCGCTACTACCTCAAGCTGCGCCTGCTCAGGGCGCGCCAGCTGCTGCGCCAGACGCCCCTGCCGGTGGTGCAGGTGGCCCTGGGCTGCGGCTTCCTCTCGGCGCAGAACTTCTCCAAGTGCTACCGAGAGCACTTCGGCATTGCGCCCAGCAACGAGCGGCTCGACAAGCCGCAACGCTGCCAGGCCGCCATGCACTGA